From Verrucomicrobia bacterium S94, the proteins below share one genomic window:
- a CDS encoding DUF1501 domain-containing protein, with product MTMKNGMQSSRREAMALAAGGLGGLMLGAPLQASAMKEGKAKAVIQIWMWGGPSHLDTFDPKPEAGADYCGPYTAPIETNVSGIRICQALPELAKHADKYAIIRSMTHGINAHETASYVTQTGRPVGGDTFPCAGAVVSRFKGVDAGYKGLMPPYIVLTKPQGRFSESGFMGLRYKPFATGGRPSQTPFTVEGIIQKGITQARQESRRDLLAALDTFGRRTADNPQIRHMNLCTDQAYELILGDAGKVFDVKDEDPKLRERYGRSDFGASCLIARRLVEQGVKYVTINYNYSPNWDSHKKHFEVMRTRLPEFDRGMATLLDDLHQRGLLDSTIVWAGGEFGRGPKIQWEAPWNGGRSHYGKCFSHVVAGGGFQGGQVVGASDETGSEVADRPVYPWDLIGSIYEQLGIDPNAKLPHPQGIDVRVCATEADGITIGGRLREIMS from the coding sequence ATGACCATGAAAAACGGAATGCAGAGTTCACGTCGTGAAGCCATGGCGCTTGCGGCCGGAGGCCTGGGCGGGCTGATGCTCGGGGCTCCACTGCAGGCTTCAGCAATGAAGGAAGGAAAAGCGAAAGCTGTCATTCAGATCTGGATGTGGGGAGGTCCTTCGCATCTGGATACATTCGATCCGAAACCGGAGGCCGGGGCCGATTACTGCGGGCCTTACACGGCTCCCATCGAAACCAATGTCAGCGGAATCCGCATCTGTCAGGCGCTGCCGGAATTGGCGAAACACGCGGATAAATATGCCATTATCCGAAGCATGACGCATGGGATTAATGCCCATGAAACCGCATCCTACGTCACGCAGACCGGGCGTCCGGTCGGCGGCGATACCTTTCCCTGTGCCGGTGCTGTGGTTTCGCGCTTCAAAGGGGTCGATGCCGGGTATAAAGGGCTGATGCCGCCTTACATCGTTCTGACCAAACCTCAGGGCCGTTTCTCGGAGTCGGGCTTTATGGGGCTGCGCTATAAACCGTTTGCCACCGGCGGCCGGCCGAGCCAGACGCCTTTTACCGTTGAAGGCATTATTCAGAAGGGCATCACTCAGGCGCGTCAGGAAAGCCGTCGCGACCTCCTTGCCGCGCTCGATACCTTCGGCCGGAGGACTGCAGATAATCCACAGATCAGACACATGAATCTGTGCACCGATCAGGCCTACGAACTGATTCTCGGTGACGCCGGGAAAGTGTTCGATGTCAAAGATGAAGATCCGAAGCTGCGTGAACGGTACGGCCGCAGCGACTTCGGAGCATCCTGTCTGATTGCCCGGCGATTGGTGGAGCAGGGCGTGAAATACGTCACCATTAATTATAATTATTCGCCCAACTGGGATTCGCATAAAAAACATTTCGAGGTGATGCGTACACGCCTGCCGGAATTTGATCGCGGCATGGCCACGCTACTGGATGACCTTCATCAGCGTGGTCTGCTCGATTCCACCATTGTGTGGGCCGGTGGAGAATTCGGTCGCGGTCCGAAAATTCAGTGGGAAGCCCCCTGGAACGGCGGCCGCAGTCATTATGGAAAATGTTTCAGTCACGTGGTTGCCGGAGGAGGATTTCAGGGGGGGCAGGTCGTTGGCGCTTCTGATGAGACAGGTTCAGAGGTAGCAGACCGGCCGGTCTATCCGTGGGATCTGATCGGTAGCATCTATGAACAGCTGGGCATTGATCCGAATGCAAAACTGCCGCATCCGCAGGGGATCGATGTCCGCGTGTGTGCTACTGAGGCCGACGGCATCACCATCGGCGGGCGGCTTCGGGAAATTATGTCATGA